A portion of the Candidatus Neomarinimicrobiota bacterium genome contains these proteins:
- a CDS encoding four helix bundle protein: MKENVIKEKSFAFALRIVKLYKFLISNNEYIMSKQVLKSGTAIGALVREAEHAESKADFIHKMAIAQKEANETDYWIELLFRSEYLEEKFYKSIIKDIKEINKILASIIITSKKQKNENT, encoded by the coding sequence ATTAAAGAGAACGTAATAAAAGAAAAGAGTTTTGCTTTTGCCTTACGCATAGTAAAGCTTTATAAATTTCTTATTAGTAACAATGAATACATTATGAGCAAACAAGTATTAAAGAGTGGAACTGCTATTGGTGCTCTAGTTCGAGAAGCTGAGCATGCTGAAAGTAAAGCAGATTTTATTCATAAAATGGCAATTGCTCAAAAAGAAGCAAATGAGACTGATTATTGGATTGAGTTGTTATTTCGTTCGGAATATTTGGAAGAAAAATTCTACAAATCAATTATTAAAGATATAAAAGAGATCAACAAAATATTGGCATCAATAATTATCACTTCAAAGAAGCAGAAAAATGAAAACACATAA